One window of Vespula pensylvanica isolate Volc-1 chromosome 17, ASM1446617v1, whole genome shotgun sequence genomic DNA carries:
- the LOC122635050 gene encoding protein capicua homolog isoform X4, with protein sequence MLTAHSEMHEKRGPLGGGQYGAGGGGGTSIEEKCIQEQPPPPPAPPQRDPSDPTISAKKLPKKRKFDPSELEEMDKCSNVTSNVNNMINTRAPNVSIACLVQHSSLTNRQSPQQQEADCYQMSTPSVVVLPPQSTAVDYSLREEPMRARPRPATVAIDLSEWRDHRVLALRDSCYYPGVIRNVIHGEILIEFDGERKLVRYGDVLGAGRYDVIGDASPSIGQVTLDAKVCIRCPTANSHIDALTKVFVKGTVCKILTKPNRFVVKIPREDDQSDSYVVKRADLRLVQPPWWDELEEGLEDIDSNRVEAVDHGYRNSVEASTAVSILQLHHTPHHASHISTHNDTTGYYRTTGTSPLMTLGTPAHSASTALSNGSRPYDELESEDDLDRENITFPSDADAKLSGSSKRSSMQSRGSTSSLVEQRSITPRSQAATPRSQAATPHKYKKGDVVSMPNGITKKFNGKQWRRLCGKEGCFKESQRRGFCSRHLSLKGSCLRGPTNAFPGGKIDGEETSRGSDTSPNYGDRRIAGRFDQDETEAANMLVSLGSSRSATPAFSSPTGQSSISPCINQSPVPPLGLNQNNVFMPISSPAHHAAPLISPSAKWKHSPTQSNFLVQYQQQVIKPEPNRMVRPSRPAPTAPVPASIGTSVIRISPVGRGMPGQNLTLSWSEQSPPPRHPSVVTSIAQQQQGIILQHALTSSNNFSNHSEVPEQNTQLLKPSHSPHMSLSAPPPQNLTLLHKPQEQPVDYAQTAQPQNQPIYVMQHQHEKKYLVIKNNIDISTAGHIGIQDDKYRQGLMNHLAQLPASLQNQCQSSQTPAVSVHIDKLSVLQQTNKIGIHTSAHMDVQRNSAPSTNVVMSAATEVTNPSTPTSVFQHVIVQPGHLIQIPKAQPPREENSKNNGVLYGSHDVPSAYQPHPPSLLNNAVRNWKKAFSWQTTVLDQSEVSPPPSALSPPLSAPPIPISINTSGEDGSAPGADQITPAEEEDDDVFEAEPTTPAEIETNANKRRSQSLSALHSKEPQSPLKTKDRIRRPMNAFMIFSKRHRAVVHQRHPNQDNRTVSKILGEWWYALGPEEKQKYHDLASEVKEAHFKAHPDWKWCSKDRRKSSTTSFKGSDSRGKLNSTGEETDMGPPTEDVPLTPRGTDEVSVPVTTVYTETPTIEIINQTHAPHRILDIPLQIDTTEPESKQDEDANGSDDDQMVICEDPQPEIDLKCKDKLTDSDNDAQEEDIDKKSFNQSQFSPVSGQKRDGVNVKQEITCRPKPIKARIPSTSIETTTKYHHTSIDKGGTVSVLSSTYPYHSPINPTGVSGFQPTGGAFITMPVSPKVIKPEPVKTEQQYSTQYSMSSLVANIHTDNGRNVPKFTAAPVLHSQPLQSLATTAHPLTSAVPSQPPFTLTLLDNNLVAISKPQQGPQYLGPTTPHPRMYCGFNIPISDAGSRNISSQNLISGTKVEAQSVIVSKHYPVSTNSTTSPYRGISHSIARLAESDKNDTQIVSNHAQFYGSNIKSEQDRKDAGNVLLTSSNDKLKQPLTPHTPHTPHSSHINSEHSSNKSYSVDEDPNNDVGSNKGPFMLAPTPAQLGRAPLQRRQLMAMPSTTNTGEHGLSMSQQRSDQSRPQGNSSQSSESMQQQNMSESRTSPSPSTKKGSFFKKNVEDGMDRVLEQVNFQEKFSSLPEFKPEDIQSPSAITINTPGSSGHSTVTSGLHSSNLQASMQGYRKKSQGPHRSNLNEDDIDSDASVSATPKSTSSVKLTGTTFFGPDFNIDAYRLNTDIAGEVEDTSPRTPKTPVGGVGNAVGIGRNENERGHRRMLEQRRHLVMQLFREHGYFPSTHATSTFQAKHSDIFPNKTSLQLKIREVRQKLKANSTPMSANSLVSPLPVSESSPNVTGPLTAPPTSMGAPHSLPVSSSGS encoded by the exons ATGCTGACTGCTCATTCTGAGATGCATGAAAAAAGAGGTCCCCTAGGAGGTGGACAATATGGAGCAGGCGGGGGTGGTGGCACTTcgattgaagaaaaatgtattcaaGAACAACCACCCCCGCCTCCTGCTCCTCCACAACGGGATCCATCGGATCCAACAATTAGCGCTAAAAAACTtccaaagaaacgaaaatttgATCCATCGGAACTCGAAGAAATGGATAAATGTAGTAATGTAACAAGcaatgttaataatatgataaatacgCGTGCCCCGAACGTATCTATTGCTTGTTTAGTTCAACATTCAAGTTTGACTAATCGACAGTCTCCGCAACAACAAGAAGCAGACTGTTATCAA atgTCAACACCATCGGTGGTAGTTTTACCTCCTCAGAGTACAGCTGTAGATTATTCTCTGAGAGAAGAACCTATGCGTGCTCGTCCTCGACCTGCTACGGTTGCTATTGATCTCAGTGAGTGGCGTGACCACAGAGTGTTAGCTTTAAGGGATTCATGTTATTATCCAGGTGTTATTCGTAATGTGATTCATGGAGAGATTCTCATAGAATTTGATGGAGAAAGGAAGTTAGTGCGTTATGGTGATGTTCTAGGTGCGGGAAGGTATGATGTGATAGGGGATGCTAGCCCGTCTATAGGGCAAGTGACTTTAGATGCGAAAGTTTGCATTAGATGTCCAACAGCAAATAGTCACATAGACGCATTAACTAAAGTGTTTGTGAAAGGGACAGTGTGCAAGATATTAACAAAGCCTAATCGTTTTGTTGTTAAAATACCAAGAGAAGACGATCAGAGTGATAGTTATGTAGTGAAACGTGCAGATCTGCGTTTGGTGCAACCTCCTTGGTGGGATGAACTAGAAGAGGGACTGGAAGACATTGACTCTAACAGAGTTGAAGCAGTTG ATCATGGATATAGAAATTCTGTGGAAGCTTCAACAGCAGTGTCAATTTTGCAACTCCATCATACTCCTCACCATGCATCTCATATATCTACGCATAATGATACAACTGGTTATTATAGAACAACTGGTACTAGTCCTCTTATGACATTAGGGACTCCTGCACATTCTGCTAGTACAGCATTAAGTAATGGAAGCCGACCGTACGATGAACTTGAGAGTGAAGATGATTTGGATAGggaaaatattacatttcctTCAGATGCAg ATGCAAAATTATCAGGAAGCAGTAAACGAAGCAGTATGCAAAGCAGAGGAAGTACCAGCAGTTTAGTCGAGCAACGCAGTATAACACCGCGTTCTCAGGCAGCCACACCCAG ATCTCAGGCGGCTACGCCACATAAGTATAAAAAGGGTGATGTAGTGTCTATGCCCAACGGAATTACGAAAAAATTCAATGGGAAGCAATGGCGTAGACTTTGCGGTAAAGAAGGATGTTTTAAAGAAAGTCAAAGGAGAGGATTCTGTTCCCGACATCTCAGTCTGAAAGGATCTTGTCTTAGAGGGCCGACAAATGCGTTTCCTGG TGGAAAAATTGACGGAGAAGAAACATCAAGAGGTTCTGATACTTCTCCAAACTATGGAGATAGAAGAATCGCAGGGCGCTTTGATCAGGATGAGACTGAAGCTGCTAACATGCTTG tGTCTTTAGGAAGCTCTAGATCAGCCACACCAGCCTTTTCATCGCCAACGGGTCAATCTTCCATATCACCGTGTATAAATCAGTCTCCAGTACCACCGTTAGGCCTTAAccaaaataatgtatttatgcCTATTTCGAGTCCTGCACATCACGCAGCTCCCTTAATCTCGCCTAGCGCAAAATGGAAACATTCTCCTACGCAATCGAATTTTTTGGTTCAATATCAGCAGCAAGTAATTAAACCTGAACCAAATCGAATGGTTAGACCAAGTCGACCAGCTCCTACTGCTCCTGTCCCTGCAAGTATAGGGACGAGTGTAATAAGAATCTCTCCAGTGGGTCGTGGAATGCCCGGGCAAAATTTAACTTTGTCGTGGTCAGAACAAAGCCCACCACCAAGACATCCATCAGTCGTAACGTCTATAGCTCAACAACAACAAGGAATTATATTGCAGCATGCATTGACATCGAGcaacaatttttctaatcattctGAAGTTCCTGAACAGAATACACAACTTCTGAAACCATCGCACTCACCTCATATGTCTTTATCTGCTCCGCCACCGCAAAATTTGACTCTTCTACATAAGCCACAAGAACAACCAGTTGATTATGCACAGACAGCACAGCCACAAAATCAGCCAATTTATGTGATGCAACATCAGCACGAAAAGAAGTAccttgttataaaaaataatatagatatctcTACGGCAGGACATATAGGTATTCAAGATGATAAATATAGACAAGGTTTAATGAATCATTTGGCACAGCTTCCAGCATCGTTACAAAATCAATGTCAATCATCGCAGACTCCTGCTGTGTCCGTCCATATCGATAAACTCTCCGTTTTACAACAA ACTAATAAGATTGGGATACATACATCCGCGCATATGGATGTACAAAGGAATTCAGCACCATCCACGAACGTTGTAATGTCAGCCGCAACAGAAGTTACTAATCCATCAACTCCTACCAGTGTCTTCCAGCATGTAATCGTTCAGCCTGGACATCTAATACAGATCCCGAAAGCTCAACCTCctagagaagaaaattcaaaaaataatggaGTCCTAT ATGGCAGCCATGATGTTCCTTCCGCATACCAGCCCCATCCCCCATCATTACTGAATAATGCAGTGCGCAACTGGAAAAAAG CTTTCTCCTGGCAAACAACAGTTTTGGATCAATCAGAGGTGAGTCCTCCACCATCTGCTCTCAGTCCACCATTGAGTGCACCACCGATTCCAATAAGTATCAATACATCCGGCGAGGATGGCTCAGCACCAGGTGCAGATCAAATTACTCCtgccgaagaagaagatgatgatgttTTTGAAGCAGAACCGACAACACCTGCAGAGATTGAAACTAATGCTAATAAAAGACGTAGTCAATCCCTTAGTGCTTTGCATTCCAAGGAGCCACAGAGTCCACTAAAA ACAAAGGATAGAATACGTCGACCGATGAACgcatttatgatattttcgaAACGACATCGCGCAGTTGTGCACCAAAGACATCCGAATCAAGATAATCGCACTGTTTCTAAGATTTTGGGGGAATGGTGGTATGCTCTGGGTCCTGAAGAGAAACAGAAGTATCATGATCTTGCGTCTGAAGTTAAGGAGGCACATTTCAAGGCACATCCAGATTGGAAATGGTGTAGCaaggatagaagaaaatcGTCCACAACGAGCTTTAAGGGTAGCGATTCTAGAGGAAAATTAAATAGTACTGGAGAAGAAACGGATATGGGGCCACCGACGGAAGATGTACCTTTAACGCCAAGAGGAACAGACGAGGTGTCTGTTCCGGTTACAACAGTATACACAGAGACTCCTACTATTGAG ATTATTAATCAGACACATGCACCACATCGTATTTTGGACATACCTTTACAAATTGACACTACCGAACCTGAATCGAAACAAGACGAAGATGCTAATGGATCGGATGATGACCAAATGGTTATTTGCGAAGATCCTCAACCAGAGATAGATTTGAAATGTAAAGATAAATTGACTGATAGTGACAATGATGCACAAGAGGAAGATATAGACAAGAAATCTTTTAATCAATCGCAATTTTCACCTGTTAGTGGGCAAAAAAGAGATGGAGTGAATGTCAAACAGGAGATAACTTGTAGACCTAAACCTATAAAAG CACGAATACCGTCAACAAGTATAGAAACCACAACCAAGTATCACCATACTTCCATTGATAAAGGTGGCACAGTTTCAGTTTTATCAAGCACTTATCCTTACCATAGTCCGATAAATCCAACAGGAGTATCAGGATTTCAACCTACGGGTGGTGCGTTTATAACCATGCCAGTGTCACCGAAAGTTATAAAACCGGAACCAGTGAAAACTGAACAACAATATAGCACTCAATATAGCATGAGTAGTCTTGTGGCGAACATTCATACTGACAATGGAAGAAACGTACCTAAATTTACAGCTGCTCCTGTGCTACATTCG CAGCCGTTGCAGTCTTTAGCCACTACCGCTCATCCCCTTACTTCTGCTGTCCCTTCTCAACCACCGTTCACTCTTACATTGCTTGATAACAATTTGGTGGCTATTTCCAAACCACAGCAGGGACCGCAGTACCTGGGCCCTACGACACCGCATCCCCGGATGTATTGCGGCTTCAATATACCTATTTCTG aTGCTGGAAGCCGCAATATATCTTCGCAGAATTTGATCTCCGGTACCAAGGTTGAAGCACAAAGTGTTATCGTGAGCAAGCATTATCCAGTTTCTACAAATTCTACAACATCGCCTTATAGAGGAATCAGTCATTCTATCGCACGTTTAGCAGAATCTGACAAAAATGATACCCAAATAGTATCGAATCATGCTCAATTTTATG GGAGCAATATAAAAAGTGAGCAAGATAGGAAAGACGCAGGCAACGTTCTTCTAACATCTTCAAACGATAAACTCAAACAACCACTTACACCGCATACACCGCATACGCCTCATAGCAGTCACATTAATAGTGAACATTCatcaaataaatcatattcTGTAGATGAAGATCCAAATAACGATGTAGGATCGAATAAAGGTCCTTTTATGCTAGCACCGACACCAGCTCAACTTGGAAGAGCACCGTTGCAAAGAAGACAATTAATGg caATGCCCTCCACAACAAACACAGGAGAACATGGGCTTTCGATGTCTCAACAACGTTCTGACCAAAGTCGACCACAGGGAAACAGTTCTCAATCTTCCGAATCTATGCAACAACAAAATATGTCGGAGTCTCGTACATCTCCATCCCCTTCAACTAAAAAAGGCTccttctttaaaaagaatgtCGAAGATGGTATGGATAG GGTTCTTGAACAagtaaattttcaagaaaaattttcgtcGTTACCAGAATTTAAGCCGGAAGATATACAGAGCCCAAGTGCAATCACTATAAATACTCCAGGTTCTTCTGGTCATAGCACTGTTACTTCTGGATTACACTCATCAAACTTACAAGCTTCGATGCAAGGTTATCGGAAGAAATCTCAAGGACCTCATAGAAGTAATT taaATGAAGATGATATTGATTCTGACGCGTCAGTGTCCGCTACGCCAAAATCAACTTCGAGTGTCAAATTGACGGGAACTACGTTCTTTGGTCCAGATTTTAATATCGACGCATATAGACTTAATACAGATATAGCAGGGGAAGTAGAAGATACTTCCCCGCGGACTCCAAAAACGCCTGTAGGAGGTGTAGGAAATGCAGTAGGGATTGgtagaaatgaaaacgaaCGTGGTCATAGGAGAATGTTGGAACAACGGAGACATCTTGTGATGCAATTATTTCGGGAACATGGATATTTCCCTTCAACACATGCTACCTCTACGTTTCAAGCAAAACATTCTGATATATTTCCTAACAAAACGAGTTTACAATTGAAAATTAGAGAGGTCAGACAAAAATTAAAAGCTAATTCAACTCCGATGAGCGCTAACAGTTTAGTTAGCCCGCTGCCTGTTTCTGAATCCTCGCCTAATGTGACTG GACCATTGACTGCTCCTCCTACGTCGATGGGAGCTCCACATTCACTGCCTGTAAGCAGTAGTGGTAGCTAG